From a single Gemmatimonadales bacterium genomic region:
- a CDS encoding ArgE/DapE family deacylase, with product MQIDRSWCLETLRDLVRIDSINPNLVPGAVGEGPIAAYVAGRLRDVGLQVELHEPVPGRVSVTGRLAGSGGGKHLMLNGHIDTVDVAEMAEPFSARVDGGRLFGRGAFDMKGAVAACMTAAKALKDSGTPLRGDVVVAAVADEEYGSCGTADLAKRIRVDGAVVTEPTALRLCVAHKGYLWIAVEVHGRAAHGSRFEEGIDANLRMGRFLGKLARLEAELRSRPPHPLVGPPSLHAATLRGGTGLSTYAASARVEIERRTVPGESEGSALAEITSLIDELKADDPSFAADVNCFFARDAFEAAADGAVAQAVSRAAAGILGAPPVVVGDTPWMDSALLAAAGVDTVIFGPTGHGAHAAEEWVDLESVYRTAEILAATAVDYCR from the coding sequence ATGCAGATCGATCGATCTTGGTGTCTCGAAACGCTCCGCGATCTGGTGCGGATCGACTCTATCAATCCTAATCTGGTTCCGGGAGCGGTCGGTGAAGGGCCGATTGCTGCGTACGTTGCGGGCCGATTGCGCGACGTGGGCCTTCAGGTCGAGTTGCACGAACCTGTACCCGGGCGGGTCAGTGTGACCGGCAGGCTGGCCGGATCGGGCGGCGGCAAGCACCTGATGCTCAACGGCCACATCGATACGGTCGACGTGGCCGAGATGGCCGAGCCGTTCAGTGCCCGGGTCGACGGCGGCAGACTGTTCGGCCGCGGGGCATTCGATATGAAGGGAGCAGTGGCTGCCTGCATGACCGCGGCCAAGGCGCTCAAGGATAGTGGCACCCCGCTCCGGGGTGATGTCGTCGTGGCGGCGGTCGCCGATGAAGAGTATGGCAGTTGCGGCACTGCGGACCTGGCAAAGAGGATCCGGGTGGACGGTGCCGTCGTGACCGAGCCGACCGCGCTGCGCCTGTGTGTGGCGCACAAGGGCTACCTCTGGATCGCCGTCGAGGTTCATGGTCGTGCGGCGCACGGCAGCCGGTTCGAGGAGGGCATCGACGCCAACCTCCGGATGGGTCGCTTCCTCGGCAAGCTGGCTCGGCTCGAGGCGGAGTTGCGGAGCCGGCCGCCCCATCCGCTGGTCGGGCCGCCGTCACTCCATGCCGCCACCCTTCGGGGCGGGACCGGCCTCAGCACCTACGCCGCGTCGGCGCGGGTCGAGATCGAGCGGCGTACCGTGCCAGGCGAATCAGAAGGCTCTGCGCTGGCCGAGATTACCAGTTTGATCGACGAACTCAAGGCGGACGACCCGAGCTTCGCGGCCGACGTCAATTGCTTCTTTGCTCGCGATGCCTTCGAGGCCGCAGCCGACGGGGCCGTGGCGCAGGCCGTGTCGCGGGCAGCTGCCGGAATCCTCGGCGCCCCCCCAGTCGTAGTTGGAGACACGCCGTGGATGGACTCGGCGCTGCTGGCTGCCGCCGGAGTCGACACCGTGATCTTCGGGCCGACCGGGCATGGCGCTCATGCGGCCGAGGAGTGGGTCGATCTCGAGTCGGTCTATCGAACGGCGGAGATCCTCGCGGCAACGGCGGTCGACTACTGCCGTTGA
- a CDS encoding amidohydrolase family protein, whose protein sequence is MMGRFRWLVLGLAVHALASVPASAQAGGTILVRGGTVHTAAGAPIRNGSVLIRDGKIVAIGTNVSAPSGARIIDASGKVVVPGMIDNHSHIGAKVSDLNDTPVLIGPQHRFLDVLDWTDPEFANAVSGGVTTIVTGPGSGENVSGMAVVIKTFGEDLTKRMLLEKGGMKFAMGPKGRDRYPGTGMGVAANLRQYLIRTQEYLAGQKKWVDEGRKGNPPARDLAYEGMGLVLDRTTYVRSHVHSATDVATILRLKDEFGFDLTLHHSTEAYKLAPELAKRNVSAVVLPLGPRIGVTDDALAGIYDLWKAGVKVAMHTDAPVINQKWLRLCAAIVMRYGVPEDEALKMVTLNAAEIARVGDRVGSLEVGKDADLVIMNGPWYEPASRVDLVVGDGRVIYDRSTEGK, encoded by the coding sequence ATGATGGGACGATTTCGCTGGCTGGTCCTGGGACTGGCTGTTCACGCGCTGGCGTCGGTGCCGGCATCCGCGCAGGCGGGCGGTACGATTCTGGTCCGCGGCGGTACGGTTCACACGGCTGCCGGCGCCCCGATTCGGAATGGCAGCGTGCTGATTCGCGACGGCAAGATCGTGGCGATCGGCACCAACGTGTCCGCGCCGAGCGGGGCGCGAATCATCGATGCGTCCGGCAAGGTGGTCGTGCCGGGTATGATCGACAATCATTCGCACATTGGCGCTAAGGTCTCTGATCTGAACGATACGCCGGTTCTGATCGGACCGCAGCACCGCTTTCTCGACGTGCTCGACTGGACCGATCCGGAGTTCGCCAACGCGGTGTCGGGCGGGGTCACCACGATTGTGACGGGGCCGGGCAGCGGTGAGAACGTCAGTGGCATGGCGGTCGTCATCAAAACGTTTGGCGAGGATCTGACCAAGCGGATGCTGCTCGAAAAGGGCGGGATGAAGTTCGCGATGGGCCCCAAGGGTCGGGACCGATACCCCGGAACAGGCATGGGGGTCGCGGCCAATCTTCGGCAGTACCTGATCAGAACCCAGGAGTACCTGGCAGGACAGAAGAAGTGGGTCGACGAAGGGCGCAAGGGCAATCCTCCCGCCCGAGATCTGGCGTATGAGGGCATGGGACTGGTGCTCGACCGGACCACATATGTCCGGTCGCATGTCCACTCGGCCACCGATGTTGCCACCATTCTCCGTCTCAAGGACGAGTTCGGCTTCGACTTGACGCTCCACCATTCCACCGAGGCGTACAAGCTGGCCCCTGAGTTGGCCAAGCGGAATGTTTCAGCCGTCGTGCTGCCGCTCGGTCCGCGGATCGGCGTGACTGACGACGCGCTGGCCGGGATCTACGATCTCTGGAAGGCGGGGGTCAAGGTGGCCATGCACACCGATGCCCCGGTCATCAATCAGAAGTGGCTGCGACTCTGCGCGGCAATCGTGATGCGGTACGGTGTTCCGGAAGATGAAGCCCTCAAGATGGTGACCCTCAACGCGGCCGAGATTGCTCGGGTCGGCGATCGGGTCGGCAGCCTCGAGGTCGGCAAGGATGCCGACTTGGTAATCATGAACGGACCCTGGTACGAGCCGGCATCGCGGGTCGAT